A part of Aegilops tauschii subsp. strangulata cultivar AL8/78 chromosome 2, Aet v6.0, whole genome shotgun sequence genomic DNA contains:
- the LOC141040695 gene encoding uncharacterized protein: MLSNQKKKDPSAAAYYNKMKGYADAMASVGKPLSNEEVLGYMLAGLGSEYEPLVASITSRDEPVSLASFYVYLISAKLRLEQQTSTGEIFSSANAAARGGGRGGQGQGRGCGGRNRNKPTCQVCQKYGHDALRCRQRFNRAYQAEDNRERYGNTERNNNASNTGGHGGYSV; this comes from the coding sequence ATGCTCTCCAACCAGAAGAAGAAGGACCCATCTGCTGCTGCGTACTACAACAAGATGAAGGGGTACGCCGACGCTATGGCGTCCGTTGGCAAGCCCCTCTCCAACGAGGAGGTGCTCGGCTACATGCTCGCTGGTCTGGGCTCGGAATATGAGCCCCTTGTTGCTTCAATCACATCACGTGATGAGCCAGTGAGCCTTGCTAGCTTCTATGTGTATTTGATTAGCGCCAAGCTTCGTCTTGAGCAGCAGACTTCCACTGGCGAGATCTTCTCCTCCGCCAATGCAGCAGCCCGCGGTGGAGGTCGTGGTGGCCAGGGGCAGGGCCGTGGCTGTGGAGGCCGCAACCGCAACAAGCCCACCTGCCAAGTATGCCAGAAGTATGGGCATGATGCGTTGAGGTGCAGGCAGCGTTTCAACCGTGCCTATCAAGCTGAGGACAACCGCGAGCGCTACGGCAACACCGAGCGCAACAACAACGCTAGCAACACCGGCGGCCATGGTGGCTACTCCGTCTGA